From Centropristis striata isolate RG_2023a ecotype Rhode Island chromosome 16, C.striata_1.0, whole genome shotgun sequence, a single genomic window includes:
- the gnmt gene encoding glycine N-methyltransferase: MSSMSVDSVFRTRSLGVAAEGLPDQYADGKAAKVWELYIGDTQSRTQEYKSWVLSLLREQGVRSVLDVACGTGVDSIMLVEEGFNMVSVDASDKMLKYALKSRWERRKEPAFDQWVIEEANWLTLQEDIQKPGAGFDAVICLGNSFAHLPDFKGDQSDQKLALQNIASMVRPGGVLIIDHRNYDYILETGRAPQGKNIYYKSDLTQDISTSVLWVNNKPHMITLDYTIQVPKATLHNLPEVSKFRLSYYPHRLESFKALLQEAFYGKMEHNVYGDFQTYVPGETKAPCYFIHVCKKTA; the protein is encoded by the exons ATGAGCAGCATGTCGGTCGACAGCGTGTTTAGGACCCGCTCCCTCGGTGTGGCCGCCGAGGGTCTTCCTGACCAGTATGCCGACGGCAAAGCAGCGAAAGTATGGGAGCTGTACATCGGTGACACGCAGAGCAGGACGCAGGAGTACAAGAGCTGGGTGCTGTCCTTGCTGAGAGAGCAAGGGGTGCGGAGTGTGCTGGACGTAGCCTGCGGAACAGG AGTTGACTCCATCATGTTGGTGGAGGAGGGCTTCAATATGGTGAGTGTGGATGCCAGCGACAAAATGCTCAAGTATGCACTGAAGTCAAGAtgggagaggagaaaagaacCGGCTTTTGACCAGTGGG TGATTGAAGAGGCAAACTGGCTGACGTTACAAGAGGATATTCAGAAACCAGGGGCCGGCTTTGATGCTGTTATCTGCCTCGGCAACTCGTTTGCCCACTTACCAGACTTTAAAG GGGACCAGAGTGACCAAAAGTTGGCCCTTCAGAACATTGCCAGTATGGTCAGACCAGGAGGGGTCCTCATCATTGACCACCGTAACTACGACTACATCCTGGAGACCGGCCGGGCGCCACAAGGCAAAAATATCTACTataag AGCGATCTAACTCAGGACATCTCCACTTCAGTGTTGTGGGTCAACAATAAGCCTCATATGATTACTCTGGACTACACCATCCAAGTGCCCAAAGCCACCCTCCATAATCTTCCTGAAGTCAG TAAATTCCGTCTGTCCTACTACCCTCATCGCCTGGAAAGCTTCAAAGCTTTACTCCAAGAGGCCTTCTACGGCAAAATGGAGCACAACGTCTATGGAGATTTCCAGACATACGTCCCTGGCGAGACCAAGGCCCCGTGCTACTTCATCCATGTCTGTAAGAAGACAGCCTAA